In Leptotrichia sp. oral taxon 221, the DNA window TCATAAATTGTGGAATTTTTATTTATTCGTATTCCATCTTTCTTTTCAGAAGTTGTAGCTCTAGAAAATTGATCATAAATTTCTGCATAAAGCATATCATTTGGGCCTTCAAAAATTGTAAACGGTCTAAAATCAATAGCTACATTACTTATTGGATGTCCAGTTTCAAAACCTTTTGCTCCTAAAAGTTTTTGAGCGATTTGAGCTGCTTTATAAGTATATTCTGTAGCAAGTGTTTTTAGAATATTTGCTTCCATCAATTTATCGGCAACAGATTTTTCTGGTGAAATATTATTGCAAGTATAATTGTACATAATTTTTGATATTTCATACGTATTTTTTATTTCATTCAATTCATTTTGAACAAAATCTATTTCTTTTCTAGCAAAGTTTATTATATTCTTTATAATAAACTCCATAATTCCATGCGTCATTCCTACTAGCTGTAAACGGCTTCTTATGAAAATATTTTGAAATTCTCTGAGACAATTTGCTTTGTTTTCTGAAAGTTTAATAATATTTTTTGCAGGAATATCGGCATCAATGTGATTTACTGCATATCTTACAGCTTTTAAACCTTCTGAATTTAAAACATCATAAGTTATATACTCTCTAGGAACTAATATCAAACTAATTATTTTAGAAATTTTTTCATTCTTTTTTTCTTTAGCGGCAACTAGTAAAAAATCACTTTGTGAGTTTCCTTGCCAATATTTATCAGCCTTAACATGAATTGTATTTTCATCTATATACTCATAATATGACTGCATTTCCTTTGCTATTGCAGATCCAGATGTGTTAGGCTCTGTAATTCCAAGACCTCCACCTTCTCCATTGAATATCATTTCTAGGCCCTTTTCAATTTGCTCTTGATTTCCATATTCAACAAGTGGCTGTAATACCAAGGCTCCTTCAATTCCTGTTCTTAGTGTAATCGGAACACCATAATTTCCAGCTATTCTAAGTACTTCCTGAATTTCAAACTGATTATTTTTTCTTCCTCCAAATTTTTCTGGAAGAAATGGTAATAAAAGTCCACACTTTTTAATATTTTTCCACTTCTCCTCTGATAAATATTTCATCAAATTTATTTTTTCTATATTTCCATTCGAAAAAACTTCATTAAATGCTTTTTTTATATTTGACAAAAATTCTTCTGTATTCATTTTTAACAAATTTTCATTTATAAATTTATTCATATTTTTCCTCCTATTAGTTCTTTATAAACAAAATACTTTGATTATAAAATATTTTGTTTATATAACATGTGTTATTATAGCATAATAGAGAAAAAATAACAATTTATATAATATTATATCTTGTCAAAAATTTAAAAAATTTATAATTTTTTTGAAACACTTCTTGAAACATAGAAATTATCAAATAAATTTATTTTAAAATCAAATTCAGATTTTTAATTTATTTATTCTTACTATTTCTCAATTTTTTCTAATTCTTCTTCCAATTTATCCAACAAACTATCCAATTGTTTAGAAACTGCTTCAATAGTAGATTTTTCAGCTAAATCCACTCCTGCTTTCTTCAATTGATTCATCGGAAAATCACTACCACCTGAACTCAATAATTCAATATATTTTTTAAGTGCTTCTTTTCTCACATTTTCATCTTCATTTTTTATAACTTTATCATACAAAATTGCCGAAGATGCGAAACAAGTTGCGTATTGATACACATAAAATGGTGAATTAAAGAAATGTGGTACCCTTGCCCAAAAAATATTCAATAATTCATCTTTTTCAATTCCATCGCCATAATAAGCATCAAACAAATCTTCTGTTATCTTACTCAAAACGTCAGCTGTTATAGGTTGTCCTGTTTCTGCTAATTTATGTGCTTGATATTCATAATCAGCCAATAGTGCTTGAAAATAGAATGTTCCTGTAATATTTCCAATTTCTTGCTCTAATAAAGCGATTTTCTCGGCAGAATCACTCGTTTTTTCCAACATATAATCTAGCAATAATCTCTCATTAAATGTCGATGCAACTTCTGCTACAAAAATTGTATAATCTGACATTGAAAATGGTTGATTTTCTTGGGAATAAAGCGTATGTAATGTGTGTCCCAACTCATGTGCCAACGTAAACACACTATCCAGCGTCTTATTATAATTCAAAAGCATATATGGATGAACCCCGTAAACTCCTGCTGAATAAGCTCCTGGTCTTTTTCCTTTTGTCTCAAATACATCTAACCAACCTTCAGATATCGCCTTTTCCATTTTAGAAACATAATCTGCCCCTAAAGGTTTAACTGAATTCAAAACAATATTTTTCGCATCATTGTACTCATATTCCTTATCAAATTCAATTAAATTTATCGAACCATCATAATTGTGATATTCTTTCAATCCTAATACTTTCTTTCTCAAATTTATATATCTTTTCAATGGTGCAGTATTTTCTTTTGCAGTATTAATCAAATTCAAATAAATACTCTCAGGAATATTATCCTCTTCCAAAGCACTCAATAAAAATGAATCATATTTATAAGCCTTCGTTTTCGCAATATTTTTTTGCAAAATTGAATTATACACAGCCGCAATTGTATTTTTTCTTCTATTGTAAACACCATAATGACTTTCAAACATTAATTTTCTATCTTCTTGATTTCTATTCACATGAACTTGTTTTCCATAATTAGCAGCTGTTGCTTCGATTTTCTCTCCCGACGACAATTCTACTTCTGGCCATTGAACATCACTAACTGTAATTTCTGAATAAATTGTTCTTGGAGTTGAAAAATATGAGCTAAAATACGAAAGTAATTTACTTTTTTCCTCATCCAAAACATGACTTTGCAATCTAAATAAATTTTCCAATCCAAATCTATAATCTGAAAACTCCTCTTTTTGAATCCATTTTTCAATATTTTCTCTATTTTCGATTAATTCAGAATTAACCCACGAAAGCCCTGTCGATATTTCTGCAAACAAAAATTGTATCTTTTGTAAATTTTCTGTTGCCTCTTTATCCAACAAATTCAAATCTCGTGCCAATTGCGGATATCTATACAATTTATACGAAATTTTATCCAATTCCTCTTGCTTCTTCAAAAATTTCAATAAATTTTCTTCCTTCCCAAAATTCCCTTTATATCCAACCAACTCTTTCTCAATTTCCTTCATTTTCTCAAAATCTTCATTCCATTTTTCATAATTTTCATAAATATCATTCAAATTCCATTTATACTCTTTTGCAATATCTTTTCTTTCCATCAATTTTTACAAAACTTTTCACAAATCTTTTGATTCTGTTATTCAGTTTTTCTCCTTTCCCATTTTTGCTATTTCATTTTTTATTCTTTTTATCATTTTTACTATTTTCACCATCAATATTTATTTGTTTTCATTAATCTCTATCCGAAAATTTCACAATTAAAAAATATATAATCGCTAACGGAATAATCCATCCCGCCACAGACATAAACGCATAAAACGCCACCTTCAATAACGCAATTATCGCAACAACTGCTACTGCAAATCCTATCGCTTTTAAAATCAATTCTAAATTACTTTTTGGTGTTACATCTTTCATATTTCCTACTCCTTTTCTTGATTCTTAATCTTTATTTCCTATTAAAATATTCCAAATTTATCCAATCAAAATCATATTCCCCTCATCTTGATTCTATATTTTAACTCTCTGAGCTACTTCTACTAAATATATTTTTTCACCAACAATCTTTCCTTCCCCTTCTTCGTTTCTCCTTTGTCTGAAAATAACTTATACTTTCCAAATCCTCTAATCGTAATTAAACTACCAATCTCAATCATTTTAGATTTATCCTTTTCCTCCGCATAATCAATCAAAACTTTTCCTCTTTCAATCGGCTCCACAACCTTATTTCTGGATAAATTCGTTATCGCTGAAACAATACTATCAAGCCTCTTCGATGGCACTGTAATCAATTTATCATCATAATTATAGCTTGGTAACTCTTCAATTTTTTCAACTTCCACAATTTCAATTTCACACGGAGCTCTCCCGATCTGCTTCAACTCCACCAAAATTATATCCACAATCTTGCTAGAAACAGGAATATAACCAATCCCATTTTCAAGAATCAAATCTCCCATCAATTCCCGCTTTATATTAAGTCCCATCAAGCTTCCAAGAAAATCTTTATGCTGATATTCCTTAAATTTTGAATTTATTGATATTTTTAACAATTTACATGGAAAATCCAAAAGCTCAGTATTTTCAACATCTTCAGTCATAAAGCTATCTGGCACAAACGCAATTTGTCTCCTATCGCTATCCTCAAAAATTCCATTAGTAATTACATTTAATCCATTCATCTTCTTCTGAAATTTCTTCCAAAAATTTGGCGTATAAAATTCCTCAGTAAAACTTATTATTTCATACTCACTAGCCATTTCATATGCATTAAAAATCTTACTTGCCAAATGCTCTGATTCTTTCGGAAATTGCTTCAAAAACATTTCTTTTTTCATTTTCCCCTCCTTTTTCACATTTTTTATTTAATTAATTCCATCAAATTATAAATTCCACTAAATTTCATTCACAACCTTCAAATTATCAAAATCAACATTTTTATCTTTTTCTTCATTCCTTCTAACTCGCTCAAATTCCTCATATTCCTTAATCAATTTCCCCAATTTCCCAATAACATAAGCTACCACTCCAATATCATCTCCAAATCCTAAAACTGGTATAATGTCAGGCACAGCATCAAGTGTCGTAATCACATACACAATTGCTCCAACAATTTTCAACTTATCAGCCGTAGAAATCTCAAATTCTCCCTTCAAATTTGCTCTCATCATTCTAACCAACAAAGCAAATTTATTCCCAATTTCTCCTAAATTCCCTTTTAAATTATTTGCCTTTTTCAATTGTTCCAACGTAATTTTTGTTTTTTTATAACCTTCATAAAATTTTTTTGCCTTTCTTATCATCTCAAAACTCCTCCCAAAATATCATTTTCAACATTTCCATAATCTTGAAATCAATCGTATTTTATCACATAAAATTCATTTTTTCTATATGAAAATCTTGTTAAAATGTAGTCAAAAATAAAAAATATACCTGTTTGTAAAGATTCTAATCACTCTACTAAACAAGCATATTTCCATATTTATATTTCAAAACAATTCTACAAAAATTTTATTTAACAAATCATTAATAACTTTTCTACTACTTTTGATTTTCGATTTGAGGCGGATTTCCTTCTGGTCTTCTAGGTCCTCTTTTTCCAATTCTATCTAAAATTTCTACTAATTCTTCTCTTTCATTAGCTGTTAATTTTCCTGTCTTCAATTTTGTTTTTAATTCTTCTACTCTTTTTTCTCTTTTTTCAAATTCTGCCTTCATTTTTGTTTCATCTGGTTTTATTGGATTCCCATTCGCATCTTTCGGTGGTTCTTTATCAAATTTTCTTTCAGGTTTTTTCCCATCTTTTGGTGGTTTGCAGTCCTTATGCGGTCTACCTTTTCTACTTAAAATCTCAATTATTTCTTCTGATTCGCTTGATGTCAAATTTCCTGTCTTCAATTTTGTTTTCAAATCTTCTATTCTTTTTGCTCTTTGTTCAAATTCTGCCTTCATTTTTGTTTCATCTGGTTTTATTGGATTTCCATTCGCATCTTTCGGTGGTTCTGGACATTGCTCATTTTGTACTGGAATTTTATTTTTACTCTCCTTCAACGTTGTCGTCCCTGCAAATACTGATAATGACGCTAATAAAGCCATTCCCATAATTCCTTTTTTACTAATATTTTTCATAATTTTTTCCTCCATATTCTTCTGATACTACAAATTAAATTTCATAGTATATCTTCTTTTATTTTTTAGCGTTCCTCTCGAACAAATATATAGTACCATTTAATTTTGACAAAATTATGTTTTAATTATGAAATTTTTGTGTTTTTTTATATTTTTTTTGATAATATGATCATAAAATATATTTTAATTACGATTATTTTTTAATTATTGAAACTATTGAAATAATTTAACCAAAAATATTTTTTATCTAAAAAATTAATAAAAAACTAGAAAATCCAATCTTAATTTTACCATTTATTTAAATTTCGTAATACAAGTTTTCTTTTGGATTGATTGTTAATCTAGAAAATAGTTTATTAGCACATTTCTTACCAAAATAAAAACCCTCGGAAACATTGATTTCCAAGGGTATATAAAATAATACAATTATCTTTTTGAAAATTGAGGACTTCTTCTGGCTTTCTTTTTCCCATATTTTTTTCTTTCAACCATTCTTGAATCCCTAGTTAAGAATCCTGCTTCTTTTAAAGCTCCTCTTAATTCAGCATCAGCTTCTAATAATGCTCTTGAAACACCGTGTCTAATAGCTCCTGCTTGACCTGTATTTCCTCCACCGTTTACATTAACTCTTACTCCATATTTATTTAAAGTTTCTGTTAATTCTAAAGGTTGTTCAACTATTTTAGCTAATAATTCTCTTCCACCAAAATAATCTCTCATTTCTTTTCCATTTATTACTACTCCAGTTTCACCTGGGATTAATCTTACTCTTGCTACTGAAGTTTTTCTTCTTCCAGTTCCTAAATATTGAATTCTTTCTGCCACGAAATCTTACCTCCTATAACTCTATTCTTTCTGGTTTTTGAGCTGCATGTGTATGCTCATTTCCAACATAAATTTTTAATCTACCGATCATTTGGCTACCTAATTTATTTTTAGGTAACATTCTTTCAACAGCTTTTCTGATTACTTCAGTAGGTTGTTTTGCTAACATTTCTTCTAATGATCTAGTTTTTAATCCTCCTGGATATCCACTATGTCTGTAGTATTTTTTAGCTAATAATTTGTTACCAGTAACTGCGATTTTTTCAGCGTTTGTTACTACAACAAAATCTCCACCGTCAACATGTGGTGTGTAACTAACTTTATGTTTACCCATTAATTTAACAGCGATTTCAGCCGCTAATTTTCCTAATATTTTTCCTTCTGCATCTATTTCATACCAGTTTCTTACAACTTCTTCTTTTTTTTGCATTACAGTGTATCTATTCACTATTTTATCCTCCTAAATTTATTTCTTTTATCTTTTCGGATAACGGTCCTTTGTGGGAAAGGCTCTCATATTAGTTAATTATATATTATTTTCTCGTAGTTGTCAAGTAAAATTACTTGATACATTATATTTTTTTAATCGAAGTGTATCATGTAATTGATTACTTCACTAAAAAACATAGTAAAAACAATAACTTAAAGTTAAGAAATATCGTTTTTACTATGTAAAATTTAAAAATCTTATTCCACAATTGCTTCCACAACTTCATCTAAAGTAAATTTCGAAAAATACTCACCAATATTTACTTCTTTTAAACGTTCTCTTATCGCTTCTGGCGTATATTTCGCTCCCACTAAAAGATTTTCCAATTCTGTTAAATCCTCATTCATTCCAAAGAAATCTCCATAAAATTTAATACTTTTTATCTTCGAATTTTCAACATCTGCAAATATTTGAATTCGTCCATTTTTAAATCTTTCTCCTCGAGTTATATTAAATTCTGGCGACTCTCCGTAATTCCATTCCCAGCTTCTTTTAATTTCAGCTCTTTTTGCAATATAATCCAACTCTTCCTTACTAAAAACATATTCTTTCATATCTGGATACTGTTTTTTCATATATTCCATAATTTTATCACCAAATTCTTCAACTGTAATCGGAGTTTTCAAATGAGGCAATATATTTGTAACTCTACTTCTAACAGATTTTACACCTTTTGACTCAATTTTGTCTTTAGAAACTTTCAAAGCATTTCCCAAAGCACTAAAATCAACGTTAAATAAAAGACAACCATGATGCATCACTCTATCTTTTATGTAAGCCTGTGCATTTCCACAAAACTTTTGCCCATCAATTTCCAAATCATTTCTTCCAGTAAACTCAGCTTTTACGCCTAATTCTGCCAATGTTTCAATTATTGGTTTTGAAAATTCTTTAAAATTGAATCCTTCTTGATTTTTATCTCTGTTAGAAATAATCGTATAATTCAAATTATTCAAATCGTGATAAACTGCTCCTCCACCAGAAATTCTACGAATTACATGAATCCCTTTTTCTCTTGTATATTCCGTATTAATTTCCTCAATCGTATTCTGATACTTCCCAACAATTATCGAAGGCTCATTTATCCACAACAAAAATATTTCGT includes these proteins:
- a CDS encoding acyl-CoA dehydrogenase family protein; the encoded protein is MNKFINENLLKMNTEEFLSNIKKAFNEVFSNGNIEKINLMKYLSEEKWKNIKKCGLLLPFLPEKFGGRKNNQFEIQEVLRIAGNYGVPITLRTGIEGALVLQPLVEYGNQEQIEKGLEMIFNGEGGGLGITEPNTSGSAIAKEMQSYYEYIDENTIHVKADKYWQGNSQSDFLLVAAKEKKNEKISKIISLILVPREYITYDVLNSEGLKAVRYAVNHIDADIPAKNIIKLSENKANCLREFQNIFIRSRLQLVGMTHGIMEFIIKNIINFARKEIDFVQNELNEIKNTYEISKIMYNYTCNNISPEKSVADKLMEANILKTLATEYTYKAAQIAQKLLGAKGFETGHPISNVAIDFRPFTIFEGPNDMLYAEIYDQFSRATTSEKKDGIRINKNSTIYERFLSDKRFKKFENTFINNIINESNELIKFLKNHTLNEIDQVKKVFVGKILARLFLLLQSESDNVIKFLMRDIRKDIIDFEYNE
- the pepF gene encoding oligoendopeptidase F, which codes for MERKDIAKEYKWNLNDIYENYEKWNEDFEKMKEIEKELVGYKGNFGKEENLLKFLKKQEELDKISYKLYRYPQLARDLNLLDKEATENLQKIQFLFAEISTGLSWVNSELIENRENIEKWIQKEEFSDYRFGLENLFRLQSHVLDEEKSKLLSYFSSYFSTPRTIYSEITVSDVQWPEVELSSGEKIEATAANYGKQVHVNRNQEDRKLMFESHYGVYNRRKNTIAAVYNSILQKNIAKTKAYKYDSFLLSALEEDNIPESIYLNLINTAKENTAPLKRYINLRKKVLGLKEYHNYDGSINLIEFDKEYEYNDAKNIVLNSVKPLGADYVSKMEKAISEGWLDVFETKGKRPGAYSAGVYGVHPYMLLNYNKTLDSVFTLAHELGHTLHTLYSQENQPFSMSDYTIFVAEVASTFNERLLLDYMLEKTSDSAEKIALLEQEIGNITGTFYFQALLADYEYQAHKLAETGQPITADVLSKITEDLFDAYYGDGIEKDELLNIFWARVPHFFNSPFYVYQYATCFASSAILYDKVIKNEDENVRKEALKKYIELLSSGGSDFPMNQLKKAGVDLAEKSTIEAVSKQLDSLLDKLEEELEKIEK
- a CDS encoding RNA-binding protein; its protein translation is MKKEMFLKQFPKESEHLASKIFNAYEMASEYEIISFTEEFYTPNFWKKFQKKMNGLNVITNGIFEDSDRRQIAFVPDSFMTEDVENTELLDFPCKLLKISINSKFKEYQHKDFLGSLMGLNIKRELMGDLILENGIGYIPVSSKIVDIILVELKQIGRAPCEIEIVEVEKIEELPSYNYDDKLITVPSKRLDSIVSAITNLSRNKVVEPIERGKVLIDYAEEKDKSKMIEIGSLITIRGFGKYKLFSDKGETKKGKERLLVKKYI
- a CDS encoding YkvA family protein gives rise to the protein MIRKAKKFYEGYKKTKITLEQLKKANNLKGNLGEIGNKFALLVRMMRANLKGEFEISTADKLKIVGAIVYVITTLDAVPDIIPVLGFGDDIGVVAYVIGKLGKLIKEYEEFERVRRNEEKDKNVDFDNLKVVNEI
- the rpsI gene encoding 30S ribosomal protein S9 — its product is MAERIQYLGTGRRKTSVARVRLIPGETGVVINGKEMRDYFGGRELLAKIVEQPLELTETLNKYGVRVNVNGGGNTGQAGAIRHGVSRALLEADAELRGALKEAGFLTRDSRMVERKKYGKKKARRSPQFSKR
- the rplM gene encoding 50S ribosomal protein L13 → MNRYTVMQKKEEVVRNWYEIDAEGKILGKLAAEIAVKLMGKHKVSYTPHVDGGDFVVVTNAEKIAVTGNKLLAKKYYRHSGYPGGLKTRSLEEMLAKQPTEVIRKAVERMLPKNKLGSQMIGRLKIYVGNEHTHAAQKPERIEL
- a CDS encoding lipoate--protein ligase; the protein is MIYYISKTHDTAFNIALEEYCFKNLRDEDEIFLLWINEPSIIVGKYQNTIEEINTEYTREKGIHVIRRISGGGAVYHDLNNLNYTIISNRDKNQEGFNFKEFSKPIIETLAELGVKAEFTGRNDLEIDGQKFCGNAQAYIKDRVMHHGCLLFNVDFSALGNALKVSKDKIESKGVKSVRSRVTNILPHLKTPITVEEFGDKIMEYMKKQYPDMKEYVFSKEELDYIAKRAEIKRSWEWNYGESPEFNITRGERFKNGRIQIFADVENSKIKSIKFYGDFFGMNEDLTELENLLVGAKYTPEAIRERLKEVNIGEYFSKFTLDEVVEAIVE